DNA from Phlebotomus papatasi isolate M1 unplaced genomic scaffold, Ppap_2.1 HiC_scaffold_41, whole genome shotgun sequence:
GTATAACACACGGCAAATGCCTAACGTTAGGCACCGTAACaacaaaaataggattttcatctCCTAAGGAGATAAACATTACTgctaaatttcacattttgccAGAAAACCATTTCCCTTTCGACGGGATAATCGGACGTGATTTGCTACACTTGTGGGATGCAATAATCTACATAAAAGACCAACGTGTCTTTTTCAAAACCCTTAACCTATCTATCCCGTTTGTCGACTTCTTCGCCCTCAATATTAATGATCAAATGATCGATGCACCGGTGCCTCCTCAGGCACAACCTTCTATCAGTGAAGATAGTCCAACGGATGATGAATCTCCTTCTGGTGACGTCccagaaattttacaaaatagccCACAAATAAATCAGATCACGTCGAAAGTCCAACATTTTTCTTATTCAGCAGAATGCATTGGTTTTAAAAGAAATGATGAAATTtgccaaaataaaaattctgaaGAAATTGAAAATCCGCCGATTGCGCAAAACTTGTCACAAAAAATCAGCTTACGCCTTAATTGTGAAACGCTCATAAAATTGCCAACACCTTGGAGTGAAACTCTGCTATGTAAGCAAACTTTTTCGGATGATGATAGGAAAATTTATATACCGGAATGCATAATTTCACCTCAgcaaaatacaattgatttgcCAATTGTAAACAAAAATGACCTACAAATTGAATTATCTGCGTTTGCATTTCCTGAAATTGAACCTCTTCGACACTATGATGTTTACAATTTAAACGTTTCATATGAAGACAATTTCTTAAATGATAAAGATAGAGGAATATCtatatttaatcaaatcggtattaatgaaaatttaacttCGGaacaaaaagaaagaataagGGAGTTGTGTGAAAAACATAATAGAGTTTTTCATTTAGATGGTGATCGTTTGTCTCATACCCTTACAGAAGAATATAAAATCGAGACTTATCCCGACGCCGATATAATCAATGAAAAACCCTATAGAATCCCGTTTCACCAGCGCGAAGAAGTAAAACGCCAAATTTCTGACATGCTTGAAAGTGGAGTGATTCGCCCAAGTTTTAGCCCTTACAATTCCCCGCTTTTAGCAGTTCCGAAGAAGCCAGACGCCAATGGAAAGAGATGATGGAGGATTGTAATCGACTACAGAAAACTAAATGAGATTACAGTAAAGGACCAACATCCTTTAAGTAATATCGATGACATCTTTGATCGTCTCGGGGGTAGTCATTACTTTAGCACTCTCGATTTAGCCTCAGGCTACTTTCAAATGCGTATTTCGGAAGATAGTATGCACAAAACAGCGTTTAATGCTGTCGGTGCTCACTTTGAGTTCCAGAGATTACCTCAAGGCCTGTGTTCTGCCCCCGCGACTTTTTCCAGAATGATACGCAATGTTCTCAACGATTTATTAGAAGAACATTGCATGGCATATCTGGACGATATAGTCGTATACTCAAAAACTTTAGAAGAACACATGCAAAAGCTTGAAGCAGTGCTGCAAAGGCTCAGTGATCATAATTTACAGCTTCATCCAAGCAAATGTGAGTTCCTTAAAAATGAGCTATCTTATTTAGGATTTCTAATTTCTTCCGAAGGACTTCGTCCCGACCCGAAAAAGACTGAAGCTGTCTCTAACTATCCAATACCTCTAAATGTTAAAGAGGTAAAATCGTTTTTAGGTTTGGCCTCTTACTATAGGAGGTTCATCCCTAACTTTGCTTCAATTTCATATCCTCTAATAAAGCTCACTAAAAAGAATGAACCATTTTTGTGGACACAAGCCTGCCAACACAGCTTTGAAACCCTCAAAAGAAAGCTTACGTCTTACCATGTAATAGCGTATCCagatttttcacaaactttcacGCTAACAACAGATGCGAGCGACTACGCAATAGGTGCAGTTCTATCTCAGAACGAGAAGGTTATTTCCTATGCCAGTCGAGTGTTGAATAAAGCCGAAAGGAATTATTCAACAATCGAAAAAGAGGCTTTGGCGGTATATTATTTCTGCAAACACTACAGAGTGTATTTGATAGGAAGAGATTTTACTATTATTACCGACCACAAGCCTCTTCAATGGATGTACAGTATTAAGGAGCCTTCAAGTAGGATTCTGCGCTGGCGACTTAAACTAGccgaattttcattcaaaatccAGCACAAACGCGGTGCTCTCAATGCCAATGCTGATGCACTTTCGCGGATACCTCCACATAGGCCTGCAGACGTCGCCCAAATTAATCTTTTGGAAAAGTTACATTAAATATACCACAAACCccttcaaaatttctcaaagagtTTAATCGAAAACCATTCGTATGCCATAACGCGCGCGCAAAGCCGAGCTCTAGAAAAGAGAGGCCAAAATGACGAAGTACAAAATGAAATCCTTGATAGTTACAAGGATTTCGTAGCGAAACGCGAATTGGATGTCCCTCAACTCATAACCGAAATACCAGATGAGTTTTTAAGTAATGAAATAAGAGgatttcaatttcttttcatttgcTGCGATAATACCACTAATGATTTTCCCAACATTGAGAAGAGTATCATCTCTCATGTATTGGATGAAGTGGAGCCCTATCATTTGTCTTCAAGTAATGTCCGCAGAACTCAGTATATATTTGCAAAACTATGTAAAACGGCTGAAGTCACCTATCCTTCACTGTTTcgtaattttgttaaattaaagGACCATTGCGCACATCTTGGGATTTCGGAAATCAAAATTAGTAAAACAAACATTAATTTTCCACAATTGGAATATACTCTAATCAAGCGTATGATTAATTACATATTCCGTGAtactaatataaaattttcagtcTATGCTAATCAAATTAAAAGACTAACTGACCCAGAAGAAATTATATCCACCATTCAAGAGTTCCATGAAAACCCTTTATATGGTCACAGGGGTGTTACCTCTACTCATGCTAggctgaaagaaaaattcgtaTTCAGAAATATGCGTcggataatttcaaaatttattaatcgCTGTGAAACCtgtcaaagaaataaaatttcgcGCAATACAAGAATGCCTATGAAATTGACACAGGCTCCCCCATATCCTTTTTATCGGATCACGATGGACATTGTAGGACCATTAACCGAAACAGAACGGGGAAATAAATATATTGTCACGATGTACGATGAATTAACAAAATATCTGGTTGCAGAACCAATAAAAGATCAAACTTCTCGTACTGTGGCAGAAGCATTAGTTGACTGTTTCATATGTATCTTCGGAGCTCCGATACAGATCTGCAGTGACCAAGGAGGCTGCTTCGTCTCAGCCACTTTTAAGCAGGTTTGCAAACTGCTGAAAATTACAAAGATTCAAGCGTCTCCCTTCCACCCTCAGACATCCGGAGGTGTCGAGCGTTCTCACAGAACCTTCAGAGAGTATTTAAGGATATACACGCAGAACGGAAGATCCGACTGGGATACATGGATCCCAAAGGCGGTCGCTTCTTATAACTCCTCTGTTCATCAAGCTCATAATTTTACACCTCATGAGCTAATATTTGGCGAAAAATACGACATTTCGTCCCTCTCTCAAGCCTCTGACGAACCGGCTTTTACGTATGATGATTACGTGACAGACTTAAGAAGGAAGCTAATTCATTCACAAAAGATAGCAAAAGACAAACTTAGtagattgtgaacggaaaaatagacctttcttgactttttctctttaattcttcacgacgtttcgaggatggatgtcctcttcatcaggtctacaaaacattttaacaatttttagaatttggtaATTTTTACATTTCATCTTTTTCATTCTTACTTCGaatgtggaggaaaaatcacgtacaggtgggaaattTTGCTGCTGCAATGCACTTGAACTTTTTTACAAATCTTCACTTTGAAGTTCACCATCCAATGGACTGACACCGAATGACTCATCCTCTGAGATCAGCTCTCATCACAGCTCTGGAACTCATCATCTATTGTGGTGTTGGTGTGCTGTTGTCTCGTTTTAACTCGTTGCAAAAGAGAAGTGTAAATTGTGTTGATCCCTTCAGTGTCGCTTCTCTTGTTGACAGTATGCGATCGTTTTATTTGGATATGAAGCATCTCTAAGTATTCTAGTTTTTTGTTGTGTTCGCATCTGTCCACGATTTCGACCGAGTCAAACAAAAACTGGTGTTTCATTTTTCGTGCATGAGTCACCAGGGCTGTAGCGTCACTCTTTTCCTCTTGGTTAGGATCGTATTGGGTGATGCTCCTCTTGTGTTGATTCATTCTGTCCTTCAGTATCTGCATGGTTTTACCTACATATACTCTTTCGCACTCGCACGGGATGGAATATACCACTCCGCTTTCCAATAATGGGTCAATCTTTGTTTTCGTGTATTGTCATGGATTACACAATAGGCAAAATTCTCGAGAAAGTTCCCGCAAGAATCGTCTGTCTGACCAAATATGTAGACGACATTTTCTGTTTGGTGCCGCACGACAAGGTCACGGACATTCTCTCACACTTCAATGGATACCATCCCAAACTGCAATTCACGGTTGAAATGGAAAAAGAAGGAGGACTCCCTTATCTGGACACCTATGTCATAAGAAAACCCTCAAGCCTTGCAACAATGTGGTATAAAAAACCAATTGCATCAGACAGAATGCTTAACTTTCATTCTCAACATCCTCTGAGGCAAAAAGTGGGCACAGCAATTGGATTTATGAAGAGAATCGATAAGCTCACCACAACAAACAGGGAAAACATGAAAGAGATTGCCATCTCAAAACTAAGAGTCAATGGATTTCCGCCAAAACTTATCAATGCCCTATGGAACAAGCACATTGGACAACCAGCATCAGCAACTCACAACATATCCCACAGCTCACCCACCAATACAGAGGTCATCTATAAATCGATCACATACATTCCAAAACTCAGTGATACGATCAAAAGAATATTGTGCGCCGAAACACAAACTATAAAAATTGCATTCAAGTGCGCCCATACAAATTCGGAATTATACACGAATTTGAAAACAAAGATTGACCCATTATTGGAAAGCGGAGTGGTATATTCCATCCCGTGCGAGTGCGAAAGAGTATATGTAGGTAAAACCATGCAGAGACTGAAGGACAGAATGAATCAACACAAGAGGAGCATCACCCAATACGATCCTAACCAAGAGGAAAAGAGTGACGCTACAGCCCTGGTGACTCATGCACGAAAAATGAAACACCAGTTTTTGTTTGACTCGGTCGAAATCGTGGACAGATGCGAACACAACAAAAAACTAGAATACTTAGAGATGCTTCATATCCAAATAAAACGATCGCATACTGTCAACAAGAGAAGCGACACTGAAGGGATCAACACAATTTACACTTCTCTTTTGCAACGAGTTAAAACGAGACAACAGCACACCAACACCACAATAGATGATGAGTTCCAGAGCTGTGATGAGAGCTGATCTCAGAGGATGAGTCATTCGGTGTCAGTCCATTGGATGGTGAACTTCAAAGTGAAGATTTGTAAAAAAGTTCAAGTGCATTGCAGCAGCAAaatttcccacctgtacgtgatttttcctccacattCGAAGTAAGAATGAAAAAGATGAAATGTAAAAATtaccaaattctaaaaattgttaaaatgttttgtagacctgatgaagaggacatccatcctcgaaacgtcgtgaagaattaaagagaaaaagtcaagaaaggtctatttttccgttcacaatctgctacaacctattagaccgaaaattcctCCAAGACAAACTTAGTGCTAGGAAGGAGAAAAACAAACATTACTATGACAAAGAAGTTAATCCGGAAAGTTTTAGTGTTGGTGATAGAGTTCTTATCGTAAATAAATCCCTTCCTCAACCGGGAGAGAGTTCAAAATTATTAGAACGACGAAAAGGACCCTTTACTGTAACTAGAATCAATTCCCCTGAAACAAcaactattaaaataaataatagagaAAAAACATACCACAACAACCTCTTAAAGAAGTTTCAAGAATAATTGGATAAATCTAATGGATGCTGCAATACCTCGCTTCTTATAGTGATTATGGTCTTCATCACATCATATCTTCTTCGGAATGTCTCATGTGAATCAACAAATCAACAAATCACCTACTACCCTTCAAGAACAACGAGAATACGTACATACAAGATCTTGGAACGATCTGCTTGAGCGATGCCCATTGGACCATAGCAGCCACCCTTAATATTCCAGACTTTGAGGGGAATATCAGAAGGTTAAATGACTACACAATTCGTATGGAAAATATGTGCACGTGCATCATCAAGAAAGGATTTGATCAACATTCGAATTTCTGCAGGGATGTTCTGCAAAGGATCCAGTCAAGATTGAGAGCATGCAGTAGGACTTACAAAATCATAGAACATCTGCTTCACCCTAACAACGGAAAAAACGTGAATAAAATAAGACATAAACGAGGTTGGTTTGGTGTTGTGGGGGATGCTTCCAAGTTCTTGTTTGGAACGGCCACACAAGAAGACCTACACGAGATCAATCAAAAAGTCTCTATTATTCATAACGAAAATAGTTCAATTAAATCCCTTATGAAAATTCACACTTCACTTATTAATTCAACACTGACGGAAATCTCCGAGAATCATAGACAAATAATACAAACGCAGCAAAAGGTTAATGAAATAGTAAGCATAAtgaatgaattaaataaaaaggaagAATACGACAATTCTGCGGAAGTTTTAAGGCATCTTGAAGATGTTGTAGCCACAGATATTGAGAAAACACAGCACGATTTAGACCAGATACTTGTGGTGATCTATTCCGCTCTGGGAGGCAAATGCCACCCCCTTTTACTCCAACCCGACgactttgaaaaagaaatttccaaTTTGACGCCTAAACTACCAGAGATGACTTCTCTCCCACCTCTCACTATATCTGAACTATATTCTATTGCGAAAGTTTTTATCACGGGATCATTGACTAAAATCACTGCCCTTATTAGTCATGACCTTACATAAAATTACCTCTATGTAAGGAACCGGAATATCATATTTTCCACATAATTCCATTGTCTTATACAATTGATAATTCTTCGTTTATTACACACATTCCACATCCTTATATTGCGGTGGATATGAAACGCGATACTTATGTACTTTTCAATGTCCAGCAATATGAGAAATGTGTTAAGATCCGAAATTTTCCCATATGCTCTTCGAACATTCTACGTACCTCTACAGTTAAGTCTTGTGAATTTTCTATTATTAAATCTCTTTCGGACGtatgtaaaattataaaaactgaTCTTGAAATTAATGCTTGGTTACATATCCAAGGTAATACATTCCTTTTCCTATTCTCTAAGAATAAGACTGTGCAACTGTATTGCCAAAACCAAAAAGAAACACAAGATATTCATCTACCTACTAGTGGATTAATTATTCTAAATTTAGGATGTAGAATCAACGACGAAGGAATTCATGCTTTCTCGAAATTATCTATAAATTCAGCTACGGAATTTAACCCCTTAGAAGCGTTAGAAAAAATTGGGAAAGTAAAAtccattgaatattttaatcGTACCCTTACAAAAATTCAACCCTTGACAATCACTTCTAGTGTTCATGATAGACATATGCAGTCACTATTACATTATACCGAATTAATCAACAATTTACAGGACAAAGACTCGTCAACCCCAACAGAACAATATATCATTAACAATATTGGCGGATTTATTTCGCTCGTTATTATCCTATTGCTCTGCACTGTCGTTTACTTCAAATATCTTAGAAAACGCGTCCCGGCAAACGATGCTATTCAACCGAATACTAATATTCATATTGGCTTGCCGACCTTGCACTCTACAACCATACCCTTGAACCTTCCCCAATTGCCTGCTTCGATTCATGATGTAAGCGATACAGATGAAAATCGCGAACAAATTTTAACCAATCCACATCGAAGAAGCATAACCATCCATTAATAAGGACAATTTAAAATCTTgctattaattaacaaaaaaaggTGTTTGATCATAATGTAGatcataaaaatgcaaaaaaaaacaaaaaaaatgtgaaacaaACTAATGGAGTCAATCTTAAATACATTATTTTACTTAATCAAagctaatttttagttttaaaaaaaatcattgaaaaaaaaatttaaaaaaaatgttaaatttaaacttaatttgtgttcaatatttctatttgtttctattattttactttgaaaaaaaaagagaaaaaaaacactattaCTTTTTATGTGCAAAGAATAGCAAAAATGTTAACttttaatgacaaaaaaaaataataataataataacacttaaattttgtttatattatCCTTATTATTTTCGGGTGTGTCACACACCTCCATAAGGGGAAAGGCGTGTAGTGGTACACCCTGTATCacccaaataatattttataaattaagcaatttgtaatttcttagagtaagcaaaatttgtaaagtaGAATAAATTATGTCGAATATTGTAGTTCAGTTCCAATAAAGCACTCAGCTAAACAAGTCGAGTCTCTTCAAACTTACTTTTTCTTCCTTGCTGCGTCACCTTCTAGAGGCTAATATGCACGAGCAGTTACTCTTTCAAGAGGAGAAATTTTAAAGGCGTTTATTCTCCAATTTTCTCTgtttataaagtaaaaattccTAGTACTAAATCCCTTAACAAAGTGGAGAGAGACAGAAATTCCCGAAGTCTTCGATATACACGCCCACCTTTTGTGGGGAAAATTGGCTGATACCTAAGGAATCAGCATAAATTGCAATGAACTGACCTATGGCAATGGGACTTTTTCTCTCTATTCTTATAAGAACTCTACGATAATTCTAAATGctaaaattttcccattgaatATTGATAATTTTCCTCTTGCAATAAAAGTTAACATATACTGTCTTagctatttgaaaatattcttaacTATTTTCTTATAAACTAAAAACCTATGTTCACTGTGTGAACATCTTGCGACGACAGCGGCTGTGAAGATGACGAAGATGACTCTAAGTCTCTATCATGCAGCAGTGTGCTAAATCTCTCTGACAATGTCACCTTGAGAGATTCATCTTCTTCTGTGGTAGCTGATTGTTTGTGGCGACATAACCGAAGCCAATGTTTTCTTGATGTCCATACTCTTAATAGAAACAAGGTCATTGTTACGGAAATCGTTATGGTGAATCCTGGATGAGTTTCCCATGAGCTGTGCTTCTGGTTGTCTATAGTAAATTCTCTCATATGGACTGATGAAATAGGTTGGAATGATTTTAAGGGTTGCGGATGCTGAACTTTCAGCTGCTTAGACCTAAGTCCAAGCTGTAATTGCGCAAAATCTAGAGGCTTGATGAAACTAGATGTAGCCTTCATAATAGACTCTAAGTTCGCGCGTAAGCTCATAGTACCTGACTCAATTACGCAACCTCCTAAAATCCTTATGATACCAACACCCTTGATCAGGTGCTCCTCACGAACTCATTGGCATATTATTGCAATGATCTGTGGTTTACTACAAATGTATAACCACACGTTATTCATTATGTTCAGACCTGAACATGGCTTTCGCtaatttatcttatttttaatCCGATCTTGTGCGGAAGatctttatatttaaataataatttcccaactaaagtattttttctatttttaaatatacgcACAAGAAGTTTCATTAATTAACAGTCAATAGTTTGCTGAATATTAACAATTAAAGTTGTAATGTTTTCCATA
Protein-coding regions in this window:
- the LOC129809184 gene encoding uncharacterized protein LOC129809184, whose protein sequence is MTHPLRSALITALELIIYCGVGVLLSRFNSLQKRSVNCVDPFSVASLVDSKILEKVPARIVCLTKYVDDIFCLVPHDKVTDILSHFNGYHPKLQFTVEMEKEGGLPYLDTYVIRKPSSLATMWYKKPIASDRMLNFHSQHPLRQKVGTAIGFMKRIDKLTTTNRENMKEIAISKLRVNGFPPKLINALWNKHIGQPASATHNISHSSPTNTEVIYKSITYIPKLSDTIKRILCAETQTIKIAFKCAHTNSELYTNLKTKIDPLLESGVVYSIPCECERVYVGKTMQRLKDRMNQHKRSITQYDPNQEEKSDATALVTHARKMKHQFLFDSVEIVDRCEHNKKLEYLEMLHIQIKRSHTVNKRSDTEGINTIYTSLLQRVKTRQQHTNTTIDDEFQSCDES